CTGTTCATGCCTTCCTCCCTTCTACATTTTCTTTGTCGTTGCCACGGCCGCGATGTCTGTTGTTTGGCTTGGACTTTTTATCCTCTCTGCCCGATTTGAATACCGCTTCGTTATCTGGGTAGGGCTTGGCTTAGTGTGGGCTACCTACTGGCTCGCGGTGATTTGCAGCCTTCCACCCCAGTTTTATAATCCTATGCTTTATTCCTTCAATCCTGTTATGGCAGTCCTATTGTTGCTTCACCTAAGATTTCAAAAGGTCTCGAAACGTGCGATGCATGTCCTATCTGACAACTGGAACAACGTGATCCATGTCATATCTGACAACTGGGACTGCGTGATCCATTTCATATCTGATAACTGGGACCGCTCGATCCATATCATAGCTAACATCTATGTTCTGTTTTGGAACTATGTCACAGGAAACTTCTAATATTTGGGTATTTAAAGTCTGTTCATacttttttgcttttttctttataatttttttttcgaaattacCGTTTCTTGATTTATGTGTGTGTGACATGTTAAcatttttatgaaaaactattttAAAGTCATCTtcaatttttaagttaaaattttaaatttttaacccaaaaaatttaaattttcacccataaacaatttttttgttcTAATGATTTTGAGTACAAATTTTAAGCCGAGATTATTAAATGATGAATTTACAGTACTTTTAATTCAATaacttttttcaaaataaaatttatgtagattatcataatttatttttataaacattttaacctaaaaatatttaaattccgagaAAAGTTAAAAATTCACTAAACGGACCTTATGAAACATGTATTATATAGTTTTTAGgtgaattttaatttaaatattttttaattgttttaaccgttagatttttttaACCTTTAGATTGATCGTATTCTATCTCAGCTGTTATATTTAATGTTTTTTAAATTAtccaaattttaggttttaagctAAACCTTATTTTACCCAATCATTAGAATTTGATTGACTtagtttaaaacctaaaatacGTATACATATTTTACATGTatacacatttaaaaaaaaatactctcGAATAATACATGTACACCACACATGTTTCATATTTTACAAACTATGAtttgtgtatatataatatatgagtTGTTGATGTCGCTCAAATACAAAATACACTGAAAAATTACAAATGCTTTAATTGGgaacaaaaaattagacaagCTACAGGCAAACAATGTTTGTTACGTtacttctttcttttgtttttgtatgagtATCTtacttatattattttttaattatttccaATGTTATTTTCAGATCAGAAGAAAGATGGAGAGAGAGCCAATTATCAGCAAAATTCCCTGTCCATTCCTCTTCTTTTGAATGTAATAGTTGTCTTTTCCTACTAGctaagtttttaatatttggatCTCTCCATGAAAGATACTTGTTATATTTATTCGGTGGTATGTAATTTTAGAATATTTTGGATCTCTTCATGTAAGACTTGTTATAGAACTCGTTTCGAAGTACTTTGAAAATAGCTAAAAgagcttttgatgaaaatgtttttttttttaacagatccttaataaaaatgcaagtgaatcctaGAAAAGTATTAAAGTACTTCATGTAAGAAGCACCCAATTAAGTGCTTCTTCcatgaagcactttaagtgcttctagaattcaaaaatattttcactaaaagaaTTTCTAGTCATTTTAATTGTACTTTCAGACAAGCCCATATTTATTCTGTGGTgtgtaattttaatattttggatCTCTATATATGAGCTGCTATATTTATTCGGTCAAGtgtgtaatttggtttttaatatttgtgtAAGTGTAATGTTTATTGAATATTTGTGTTATTGTCGATTATCCCTCCTCTCATTAAATATAGAAatattgttgtataaaaaaatcatcaaaaatcATAACACTAATCCCCTCACACTTAAACGTCCTTGTGTCTTATTAAAGAATAATACTACACTTACCCCATATTTATATCATCATTTTACCCTCCCTCTAATAAATTTTTTAAGAGGATGTCTGATAACTATTTCGTTTTCAACTTTTAGTTTTTATACTTCAAATCTTATTTGGtaatttccttcaaattttcagcttttaaatgaaaattgaaaattgaaaatacttaccaaataagatttcagtttttttttttttaaattgaactaAAAACTAGGGATGGGCACTTGAAACTAAAAACCGAAACTGAAACACGAATCAAATCGAATCGCATCAAACGATtaggttttgcggttttgaaatcGAACCGCAAAGTAGgaaacggtttggttttagttttggcttttgaaaaccgcaccgaaatCTTATATGGTTGTTTGTTAGAGTCCATATAGTTAGTATTGGactcaaccacactagaatGTCATTCCTTTCCACCCTTATTCAATTCGACAATTATCACTTATCAATGCAGCCCTTCAAAGAGGAAGAGCTATCTTGCATTTCTTTAGGAAACTAAATAGTAGATTAACAAAATCATCCCCAACTTCTCCATAACAAACCATGTTCCTAGATTTGATAACCATAGGCTTATTAGTAGATGGTGCAAATTAACACTTGCATTAGaattaacatgtaattttaTTGGTGCAAATTTACATACAACGTTTTTGGTATTTTACCATGTTagtaattaacatttaaaggtgCAAaaacaagtgtgtgtgtgtgtgtgtgtgtgtgtgtgtgtgtgtgtgtgtgtgtctatatatatatggagtTGGAATATATGTCAACTGTTACAAGCAAATATAGTGTGTTGACTTATAAACAATTATCCCATCCTCCTCATTTATATGTTCAATGTAGGCTTTATTATGCTAATTAGCCTCTGTTGCAAAATACAAATCTCCCTCGTGGCAAAAACATGCAGACAAtcctattttattaattttcagcATAAATTAACACTTGCATTAGATAGGTATAAACATGTATTGTTTGGAAAATGAGACCATCTTATGTGTAGATAGGTGTAAATTTTAAactgtactttttttttttcttctcaaaaccaaatcaaaaccgtttgaaaccgcaccaaaccaaaccaaacgatttggtttcattttgattttggcttcaaaaccgcaccgccAAAAGTTTTGATTTCAGTTGCAGTTTCACTCAAAATCGCACCGAGCCGAATCGTGCACACCCCtactaaaaactgaaaatgaaatggttatcaaacgacTCATAAGAACATTCTTGAGCCTTGCCAACTCAATAGACTTTTTGAACTTACAAAAGATTCAAACAAATGGTGGACTACTTTAGCTCACAAAACTCAACTTCAATGGGAGCCCAAAGTATCTCCTTTTTTTTAATGGgtcgtttgataattatttcgtTTAGTTTATGAAAACCTAAAAATTGAAATCTTATTTGGTAACTACTTTTAGTTTTCatctttaacaaaaataaaactaaaaaccaaaactcaaccattcttgagtttTTAAAATATGGCATTGAATTTTcactttttggtttttaattttcatttttttgaaaactgacAAAAAAGATtttagcttaaaaaaaaaaaaactgaaaaccaataCTAAAAACTGATAAAAAATGTATACCTTACATTTTACCTTATTCaaataagtatattattttcttgttcattaaataaaaattaggaCAAATGGTGGACCACGTTTAAACGTGAAAACACACGAACCAATTGCAACCTCAATATGTGGAATCATCTTGTTCCATGTTAATTGATGTACAAATTCAATAATTATGTAAACAGTTTAtctatatataaagtgagaTATAAAGTGAGATAAAGTGAGAAGGCCAAATAGGTGAAACATTCAATAAACTCAATATTGTCCTTTGTTTCCTTCACAATCAAAATCCAAACAAGTTTAGAAAATGAGGATAAAATGGTAAAACCAGTATTACTACACAGGAGAGAAGATGAACGTGGTTTGGTTAGGAACTGCTATGAGCAGTTGCGTTcggtttctctctttcttccacCATCCACCATGCAAAAACTCAATCGTCTCAATCTCTCaggtatttttctttattttcttctcttcttctcttcgcTTGCTCTTTTTGGCGTTGATTTCTTTCTCCATCATGTCTTATCAAGAATGAATTTGAAGTCTAAATTACGGCTAAATTATAGAGGAGAAAATCTGGAAGGAATCCATTGGTGGATTCAGGCTCGACTCTAAAACGGCAGCGATCGAGGTTAGATCAGAAGCATGCTGCAGTGGGCAGTGAAACCCCGATTTTCGGAGCAGCAACAACCTTATTTGGTGGAGTTGAGCATGCGACTCCGACTTAAATTGAATAATCTCTGCGATGGAGCAACTCGGTTTGCAAATAACTTATGATGAACTGAAACATTCCTCCCAATTTCTACAACCAACATCTCACCGCACACCTTGAGAACAAAAGGGTACGTAAAATTGTCTGCTTTCTGTCCAAAACTAAGTATTTCACGGTACAAAACCAGAGACTTAAACATATATCCATTACAGGCATATTCCTTGATTATGAAATTCCACAGGAACAAGTTTTTCAGTAAAATCCCAACAAGTTTTTAAgtaaaatcccataaaaaataTGATGCGCTTGGGGCATTTTACCGCAGTACATAGAAAGGGGCGGTGAAGGCGACAACGTGGAGGTTCTTGCCATTTGGTAaggatttggttttgatgagGGATCGGAAGATGGTAATTTTTAATTCTCCCCTTacttcaaatgttgaaaatccaTAAGGAAGAGGTGTTTCACTTCATTAGTTTGTATATTagcattttttatatatttgtagTTTGTAACCGTATGATAGGATTACAAATAGTAACGATTTCACTAAATCTCTCTGGCTTTAATTCTTTATTGTTTTATCCTTTTTGTGTGAGATTCTATCAATTATTTACAATCTCTGCATTCTTATTCATGTGCTTATAACAACCATTTaaattgattattatttttcttgcaGTTCCAAGCTTTTGATAAATTAAGGCCAACTCTCTCGATCTCCCTCTTTATCCAGctttctttcaatttcttgGTATGCAATAGTTCTTTGCCtagatttttttataatattatttactattattatattttcttcttctatatataaaaaaatccaGAAGACAAAAACTTTAAAAGGACCTCAATCCAAAAATACTCTTATTTGATTCagatttttaagaaaaaaatatttcaatttgtaGTCTTCTAGCAAAACAAAACTACCACGTAGAGggataaaaagataaaaacatGGGTatagagtttttattttttattttttaatttttatttttaatttggtaGAATGGCTATAGAGTTTTGAACGTGGGAGAAGACAAGATAAGAGCAGTGAGTTTTCATTGGTAGAATGGCTATAGAGTATTTAGGGTTTTCATTTAAGTTCGTAATATGCTTTTCAATTATTGAATGGTTtatttctccctctccttcttcttatAGGGAAATCTATGGAACGATTATTGTTGAACTTGATGCCTGTTTCATTTGGAGAATAGTCATTCTGACTTTTCTCATTCTAATTCCTTTTTACTATTCATATTCATTTTCCATTCTGATTACATGTACGTAAATATGGATCGATTTTTAGTCATCGACATTCATATGTTTTGCAGGTTCTTGATCGCGGTGAGAAGATTGAGCTATTGATGGATAAACCTGATAATCTTCGCTCCCAGTTAATTAGTCCATAGTTTATGTGTATCAGAATaatatttgatttcttaatatGTGGCTTCATTCAAATGGAGTTTGTTTTTATATTGAGTTCTTACAATTGTGGTAGCATAAAATTGACAAAGCAGTTTGCAAGCGGAATGGGAAAGGGTAAGATATATATCAAGAAATAATAGATAACATACTATGAAGCCAGAAACCCTATCAACTCCATCTTTAGCAATTTTTAATAAGATAAATTGTTCAAACAAATGTAATAAAAGTCAGTGTACTTCGTGGTActgtaaggaaaaaaaataaatatatatatatatatatatatatatatatgaattcttACTCTTCAACTTAATGCCATAGATTGATTGTTTAATTTATTCTCTTACATTATTATTTGATTCCTTGAAGTATTTTTACCTTTATTTTTTCCTAATCTCTTTGAATGTGCTTCAGCGCGTACAAGGAGCCTTTATTTTATCACGcattttacacccaacttaatcAACTTAATTATATTCCAAtaacttttatttgtaattgtatgtattttatttttaggacGCCATATAAGAAGGAAAACAACTACCACAACACATTTAAGGGGTGCGTAGCACCCATGATTAAAAAAGGCCTCTCATGCGCGTGAGCGTTTGCAGAGAGACTAGTagtaaagaaaactaatgaaaaaagtttgaaaagttTGAATGTTAACCAAAAACTAggtactaactttatttaatggttaggacaaaACCCAACACTAAACCAATCCAATTAAAATGGTCCAAAcactaatttttcaattttgcccCTACCTTTTCCATTTAATatctttcttccttctctcttccaCTCTGTCTTCCCCATTTCTTCGTGAATCCTCACtcttagagcagttccaccgtGGTGTATTACCCGGTGGATTGGGGATGGAATAGGGCCAAATAGGCTGGGGGATAAGGTACAGCGTATGCCAGCTCGAGGGACATGCCAGGCCCGAGCAACAGGCTCGGCAGGGATTGCCAGCTCGAGAGCTCGAAGGGAATGTGATGTGGGCTGACGTCAGGACGACGTCAGCcacaatataaattaataataataaaaatattaataaaaaaaataaataaatgaaaaaaaatgaaaacccaaGCTTCGAACTCAACGGCTCTCGCCGGAGTTCGTCGCCGATGTTGATGATACACCCAAAGACAAATGGCAGAGACTAAACCCAAGGGTTTCAACTCGGAGGCATGCGTTGAAGGTAAGGCGAGCACATCACCTGAACTTGCTCCTGCATAAATCTAATGTATCCCATCACTTCTTGAAGCACCGATGCCGTGTCTGTCTGCAAAACCCCAGAAgaacacccaaaaaaaaaatcagattttttgggtgaattttccaaaaatatggTTGAAAAAAATGTAACTGGGGTTGGTTGATTTGGGGTTTTGCAATTTCACCTTGCCGTATGGTGAAATGAGCTACTGCAGCGCTGTGATTCGTTCTCCAAGCTTCTCTTTCCTCTGTAAATTTGCAAAAATTCAGAACCCATGTGTAAAATCACAGAAGGAATTGTTCTGCTTTGCAGAAacggaagagaaagagagaacaaAGCATGTAGAGAGTGGGTTTTGAGGAgggggagagggagaaagatgcATGCAGTGATCTAGATGACTTTTTGGAGTTCTGTTTTTGTTGAAAGGTCGGACCTTTTCGTTGctggccgatgtgggattcTCGGATTTCATCTTTTCAACGGCTCTCTgggttggagagagagagagagagagagagagagagagagagagagagggagagagagtgtgtgtgttctggaaaaaaaattgaaaaggaagagTAGGaacaaggaaaaaggaaaaaaattaaaatttattttgtattattttataaataaaaaaatactaatactTTATTGTCAATTACCAGGGCTATTTAGTGTAGGGGTAGAGATGCAAAAGGTAGTTACTGTTTATTAatggcagttactgttcacggggtggattgaatagtgaatAACCTGGGGGGAGGACTCCcacgctggagttgctcttacaATGCAATAAATTTTGGAAAATCAATGATTTCACGAAATCAGGCGATTCTGTGGTGAGTTAGGTGCATCTCTAATCTGATTACACAAAAgttgaagaaagaaatgaaaaacgCACACGGGTCACTATAAAATTCATTGATGTTGTCCTTGTGGTTGTTGGGGATACTTTCTCAACTACCAAATTACAGAGAGACTTACAAGTACGATTATCTTTGCAAGAGCAGAGGTGACTTACTCGCTCACTTTGAGAAGAGCTTCATGAAGGAGAGGAAATGAGAGGTTGGGGAAAGCgagaaaagggagagagagaaagaaaagggtGAAAGAGAGAACATGGAATGCATTTACCGAAGGAAATAAAATGTCcataagtgaattaattattttattaataagaatattaaataaaataatgattaaAAAGCTAAACCagcaaaattgaaaaaactaaacattaaataaattttaaaaatgttaaaataacattaaatgaattttAAATGTATAATTATAAACATTTTTATATACAAATCAATTTACATTCTTTAACAAATTTAGAACGAATCAAATATCGTACTATCTATGTCTCCTCTCTTGCGAATGATACCATAAGTTACTAGCGAATCCCGTAACCAAACCGAACTGCGAACTTGAACTGTACTCCATATCTAGTAACTATGGACCAACCAAATCATttctaatcaaataaaaataaatgattttTGTGTTTGAACAATGGCTTACATAATATACATCGCATTTATTTCTCGGTAACCAAACACAATTGAGGAAAAGGAAATTACGAACCTGAACAGctaaaccaaaataacccatCATATTTCTGAGACTAAACCAAAATAACCGAAGCTATTTCTGGAACTACAgtaaaataactcacactattttttaaactacagcaaaataacccaactatttttgaaattgaaccaaaagaatACACATTATTTctggaactacaacaaaataacccacactatttctaaaaattaaccaaaataacACACATTATTTCTGGAACTATAGCAAAATAACTCACTATTTCTGGAACTGAACCAAATAACCCatactatttctggaactacaacaaaataagttataacccacactatttctgaaacgaTAGCAAAATAaccacattatttatgaaagtgaaccaaaataacccacattatttatgaaactatagcaaaataacccaccctatttctgaaactatagCTAAATAACCTACAATATTTCTGAAACTTAACCAAAATAACCTACATTATTTATGGCACTACATCAaattaacccacactatttctgaaactgaaccaaaataataCACACTATTCATAAAATTATAGCAAACTAACACAGTATTTCTAAAATTGAACCAGAATACTATAGATTACCactaatttaattacaatactATGGATGATATAGTCAATCCCAATGTGTTGCAAACTTATGGTAGTCTTAATAAACGAACCACCTACTATAACACGAGTATACTGAAAATactgcaaaaacaaatgtttattAGTACTGGAAACACTAAACACATGATTagtttaatatataatttccaacaaataATAGAAGTGATCTAATCTTTTCGATAAGGAATAAAAAAAGCATTAATATGACAGCACTAGCAAGACAACAGTTTTAACGTATCACAAGAGAATTATACATTCCAaatagaaaataacaaaataacaaacaaaGGAATCAGTCAACATATTAATGCTGAAATTCTGTTAATCGATATGGGATGAAGCTGGAGAGGTGGCAGGGAAGGGGAGCTCAAATAATTCCTTGTGATTTGGAAAGTGCCAAACAAAAGGGCATCATGTAATACTAAAACGCAGTAGTAAATATCACAACTTTCAGGGGTATATTGGAATACTAGAAAAAGGTTTGGGGTATATCGAAGCTCGGGCTGGATTGACTCAAAGCTCAAAGCTCACATACATTTGACAGCGGGCTCAAACCTCGAGGGTTGTTAATCCTCCATTTAATTCAATATGGGCTAGGTTTTCTTTCTATTGGGATAATTTTGGaaatttatttttgtccatGTTGGGCTCTGTAAAATTAGGAGTCTCTGTCCTTACGGTTGATTTTGAGGTGattttagttaaaaaaagtATAGAatagtttttggttaaaatagtCTTAgtccaagccattttcattaaaactttcGTTATAGTGTTGAGAGTGTGAATTGCACATGGAACTTAAAGGGACCTTAAATGTACTTATAAGGATGTAAATTTGCTTCGGAACCTTAACTTATTTTTTGGTATGAGAGATTAAACCTGAGTCTTGAGCTCAACTACACGTACTTCCATATCACTTAATATGTGTTATTCACATGGTAGGCTAAACGATGTCACATGTGAAAAACGTGTTGAAACTTGAGAATGTGAATCTCAAGTCAAAAAATTAAACTGAGGTGGAAAATTAAACAAGCGAGTGGACATAATAACATTCTTTATAAAACCCCAAGCGTTCAACCTAAAGCCCACGAATAAACCCATGattcatataaaattaaaagCCCAACCCAATTTAACCAAAAATTCCAAGATATGAAAAAGATGTAGAACTAGGTCCGCATCGCAAGCGTTGATCCATGGACCAAATAGAAACAGCATAGCATATGTGTGATATAAGATCCAACACAAGCACTCGCTCAATCTCAACCGTTCATCACAGACCTCATTAAATCATCTCGATCATTATTAACTGGATGGTCCATTTTACCCTTCTCAGCATATGAGATGAGGTCCGCTTACTGGAGCTCTCCATTTCCCACCTGAGCATTCTCGCTTCTTCTCCCCCAATCTCGTTCTCGTCGATTACCTGATTCGGCGACGCATCGCGTTTCGTCCGCCGCGGCTCCACCATGGTACGCAACCGACATCTCAATTCGTCCAcattttttgatgattttttttttcaggctTATTATTCACCTCCCTAGGTTTAACTCCGATTTAACTTCGCTTTCATGTTGTGTCAGTCCGTGATCGTTTTGTATGTTAATTTTCTCTGAAATGTTTGGTTTTAGTAGATCTGATATGGGGCTTTCTGCATGTTCTGTTTCTGTTATCTGTTTGTTTGGTGGAAAAATTGAGGAAGATAGCTGGAAAGGGATAGAAAATCGAATTTTGAATAGCTAGTTAGGTTTTCACCGAAACAGACAATTCCGGATGCCCTCAGACAGAAGCCAGGTTCACCTGCCCAATGCCAATGATACGCAGAGCTAGCTTACGTATTGGAGTTATCATTCGCTAAGCCCGTCTTTTCTTAGGCTTGATTGGAGAAAGGTTCTGACTTTAGGCTTCAAATGGATTGCGAGTATTTCGGTCTACATTATTTACCACCTCCATCGTTAACATTTTTGTTCGGATAAAAGCCGCGTGGGGACTATCGGGGAGTCCTCTTAGGTTTATTGGGTTAATTCAATGTGGGTCAAGGTTCAATTTTGTGTGAGACTATCCTCCAGGTCAAACACGTGTAGCTTGGTGTAGGCAAATTAAAAGGGAACACATATATGGTTAAGATGTTCTAGGAATGATGAATTGAGGTTGTACAAGCTGCATTTCAATCTTATAACACATGTACTCGTATTGGCTTCTTCATGAAATGTAGAATCTTTAAGAAATGAATGTTGCGGATATGCCACAGCTTTGTTAGAGTACCAATGTTACACCATGGTTCTGGTTGTGTAATTTGATGTTGGATTTTTCATGCATGTTTCTGTGAAGTTGTTTCATGTCAactgtattttgtttttcttgttagcTCTGAAGAGTAGATGTTATAGGCATAGGTCACTTTGGAGAAATAAACTGCGTCTGACTTCTTGTTAATTTGTAGGCACCCATCAAGGGTATACTTTCTCTGCAGAGAGCAGCTTTAGCTCGTCATCATGGTGCAAAGTGGGGCCTAGCGTTTAGATCATTCAGCACTCAGGGAGCAGCACCCTCTACTACTGCTcaacctccacctccaccacctCCCGAGAAAACTCATTTTGGTGGTTTGAAAGATGAAGACCGGATTTTCACTAACTTATATGGGTTGCACGACCCATTTCTCAAGGGTGCCATGAAACGAGGTGACTGGTACCGAACCAAAGATCTAGTTATTAAAGGTGCTGATTGGATTGTCAATGAAATGAAGAAGTCTGGCCTACGTGGACGTGGTGGTGCTGGTTTCCCATCTGGTCTCAAATGGTCTTTTATGCCAAAAGTATCCGATGGCCGTCCTTCCTATCTTGTCGTCAATGCTGATGAAAGTGAACCTGGAACCTGTAAGGACAGGGAAATTATGCGCCATGACCCACACAAACTTTTAGAGGGTTGCTTGATTGCTGGTGTTGGGATGAGGGCCAGTGCTGCTTACATCTATATAAGAGGTGAATATGTAAATGAACGGTTAAACCTTGTAAAAGCTAGAAATGAAGCTTATGCAGCTGGATTACTGGGGAAAAATGCTTGTGGATCTGGTTATGATTTTGATGTTCATATCCACTTTGGTGCTGGTGCCTATATTTGTGGTGAAGAAACAGCACTTCTGGAGAGCCTTGAAGGGAAACAGGGGAAGCCAAGATTGAAGCCTCCTTTCCCTGCTAATGCAGGATTATATGGCTGTCCCACCACTGTTACAAATGTGGAAACGGTGGCTGTTTCTCCCACCATATTAAGGCGTGGACCAGAGTGGTTTGCCAGTTTTGGGAGAAAGAACAATTCAGggacaaaattgttttgtatcTCGGGACATGTGAACAAGCCTTGCACTGTTGAAGAGGAAATGAGCATACCCTTGAAAGAGTTACTAGAGAGGCACTGTGGAGGTGTGAGGGGCGGATGGGACAACTTACTTGCAGTAATTCCAGGTGGTTCATCTGTTCCATTGCTTACCAAGGATATATGCAATGATGTTTTGATGGATTTTGATGCACTGAAGGCTGTGCAGTCAGGATTGGGAACTGCAGCTGTTATTGTGATGGATAAATCAACGGACATTGTCGATGCAATTGCAAGGCTTTCTTACTTCTACAAGCATGAGAGTTGTGGGCAGTGCACACCGTGTAGGGAGGGGACAGGATGGCTATGGATGATCATGGAAAGAATGAAAGTTGGGAACGCAAAGCTGGAAGAGATTGACATGCTTCAGGAGGTGACCAAGCAGATTGAGGGGCACACAATCTGT
The nucleotide sequence above comes from Malus sylvestris chromosome 16, drMalSylv7.2, whole genome shotgun sequence. Encoded proteins:
- the LOC126608761 gene encoding NADH dehydrogenase [ubiquinone] flavoprotein 1, mitochondrial-like: MAPIKGILSLQRAALARHHGAKWGLAFRSFSTQGAAPSTTAQPPPPPPPEKTHFGGLKDEDRIFTNLYGLHDPFLKGAMKRGDWYRTKDLVIKGADWIVNEMKKSGLRGRGGAGFPSGLKWSFMPKVSDGRPSYLVVNADESEPGTCKDREIMRHDPHKLLEGCLIAGVGMRASAAYIYIRGEYVNERLNLVKARNEAYAAGLLGKNACGSGYDFDVHIHFGAGAYICGEETALLESLEGKQGKPRLKPPFPANAGLYGCPTTVTNVETVAVSPTILRRGPEWFASFGRKNNSGTKLFCISGHVNKPCTVEEEMSIPLKELLERHCGGVRGGWDNLLAVIPGGSSVPLLTKDICNDVLMDFDALKAVQSGLGTAAVIVMDKSTDIVDAIARLSYFYKHESCGQCTPCREGTGWLWMIMERMKVGNAKLEEIDMLQEVTKQIEGHTICALGDAAAWPVQGLIRHFRPELERRIRERAERELLEAAA